One window from the genome of Zerene cesonia ecotype Mississippi chromosome 1, Zerene_cesonia_1.1, whole genome shotgun sequence encodes:
- the LOC119839672 gene encoding WD repeat and FYVE domain-containing protein 2, whose product MAAEIKPAPRTPNDRFSTTKKPALLSKLEGCTDDVNAAVVIPGEDGVISVCDDKTVRVWLKRDSGQYWPSICQYMPSGCTSMFYTPETRQLFIGQENGTISEFTLAPDCNRINPSREYLAHTARVTAVVFSLSCEWVLSVSRDKMFSYHCSETGRRIGGYSFEAWCTALQFDSQSKYAFVGDYSGQITMLKLDNNGATLVTTLKGHTGSVRVLNWAAIPQLLFSGSFDQTIIVWDIGGQKGTAYELQGHSNKVTGLWYVGGCQRLISSGEDGALGVWEMGVPRKETPAWRESDTCQLCRAPFIWNVRAMMEKKQLGLRQHHCRWCGAAVCGACSPHRLPLPIMGFEFPQRVCSACYDTLRHEPRESLASFHDMKHAVASLYVDEATGRMCTAGKDRVIKVWDISVLLAPAPKPGTSDQ is encoded by the exons atggctGCAGAAATTAAGCCTGCTCCTAGAACACCCAATGATAGATTTTCTACAACCAAAAAACCAGCACTTCTGAGTAAATTAGAAGGTTGTACCGACGACGTTAATGCTGCAGTTGTGATACCTGGGGAGGATGGAGTAATTAGCGTTTGCGATGATAA AACTGTACGAGTTTGGCTGAAGAGGGATTCAGGACAGTACTGGCCAAGTATCTGTCAATATATGCCCTCTGGATGCACCTCAATGTTCTACACTCCAGAGACGAGGCAATTGTTCATTGGACAAGAAAATGGGACAATATCAGAATTTACTCTCGCTCCAGATTGTAATAGGATAAATCCT AGTCGGGAATACTTAGCTCATACAGCAAGAGTTACAGCCGTAGTCTTCTCGTTAAGTTGTGAATGGGTTCTATCTGTGAGTCGAGACAAAATGTTCTCATACCACTGTAGTGAAACTGGCCGCAGGATCGGTGGTTACTCCTTTGAGGCCTGGTGTACAGCTTTGCA ATTTGATTCTCAATCGAAATATGCTTTTGTTGGAGACTACAGCGGTcaaataacaatgttaaaattagACAATAATGGGGCTACTCTTGTGACTACATTGAAGGGTCATACTGG TTCAGTAAGAGTGCTGAATTGGGCTGCAATACCTCAGTTACTTTTTAGCGGTTCCTTTGACCAGACTATAATTGTGTGGGATATAGGTGGACAGAAGGGCACAGCTTACGAACTTCAAGGTCATAG caACAAAGTGACCGGGCTCTGGTACGTGGGCGGTTGCCAGCGGTTGATATCGAGCGGCGAGGACGGCGCGCTCGGCGTGTGGGAGATGGGCGTCCCGCGCAAGGAGACGCCCGCGTGGCGCGAGTCGGACACGTGCCAGCTGTGCCGCGCGCCCTTCATATGGAACGTGCGCGCTATGATGGAGAAGAAGCAGCTCG GGCTGCGGCAGCACCACTGCCGCTGGTGCGGCGCGGCGGTGTGCGGCGCGTGCTCGCCGCACCGGCTGCCGCTGCCCATCATGGGCTTCGAGTTCCCGCAGCGCGTCTGCTCCGCCTGCTACGACACGCTGCGCCACGAGCC ACGGGAATCCCTCGCATCATTCCACGACATGAAACACGCGGTGGCTTCCCTCTATGTGGACGAGGCGACCGGCAGAATGTGTACCGCTGGCAAAGATAGAGTTATTAAG GTTTGGGACATCAGCGTACTGCTAGCGCCGGCACCGAAACCCGGAACCAGCGACCAATAG